A part of Arthrobacter dokdonellae genomic DNA contains:
- the ffh gene encoding signal recognition particle protein, with protein MFNSLSDRLTATFKNLRGKGRLSEADVDATVREIRRALLDADVAVPVVREFTAKVRERALGSEVNEALNPAQQIVKIVNEELVTILGGETRRINLAKNPPTVIMLAGLQGAGKTTLAGKLSKWLKAQGHSPLLVAADLQRPNAVKQLQVNGERAGVPVFAPHPGVSSEFENATGDPVAVARAGVAEARSKLHDVVIVDTAGRLGIDAELMAQAANIRAAINPDEVLFVIDAMIGQDAVTTAKAFDDGVNFTGVVLSKLDGDARGGAALSVASVTGKPVMFASTGESLDDFELFHPDRMASRILDMGDVLTLIEQAEKNWDKGEAERMARKFADQEDFTLDDFLSQMQQIRKMGSMKKMLMMMPGAANIRQQLENFDEREIDRVEAIVRSMTPHERVAPKIINGSRRARIAKGSGVHVSEVNGLLERFGQAQKMMKKMAQGGGIPGMPGVAGPGGFGGARKGKKVVKKKARSGNPAKAAAELKAAQEKANAPKSLPTGAAFGSGSGDFDPASLNLPKGFEKFLK; from the coding sequence GTGTTCAACTCCCTATCTGACCGGCTGACAGCAACTTTCAAGAACCTGCGCGGCAAGGGCCGGCTCAGCGAGGCTGACGTCGACGCCACCGTCCGGGAGATCCGTCGCGCCCTGCTCGATGCCGACGTCGCCGTTCCCGTGGTGCGCGAGTTCACCGCGAAGGTGCGCGAACGCGCCCTGGGCTCAGAGGTCAACGAGGCGCTGAACCCGGCGCAGCAGATCGTCAAGATCGTCAATGAGGAACTCGTGACGATCCTGGGCGGGGAGACCCGGCGCATCAACCTGGCGAAGAACCCGCCCACCGTCATCATGCTGGCCGGCCTCCAGGGCGCGGGCAAGACCACGCTGGCAGGAAAGCTGTCCAAGTGGCTCAAGGCCCAGGGCCACAGCCCCCTCCTGGTCGCGGCCGACCTCCAGCGCCCCAACGCCGTCAAGCAGCTCCAGGTCAACGGTGAGCGTGCCGGGGTGCCCGTGTTCGCCCCGCACCCCGGCGTGTCCAGCGAATTCGAAAATGCCACCGGCGATCCCGTGGCCGTGGCACGGGCCGGTGTGGCCGAGGCCAGGTCCAAGCTTCACGACGTGGTCATTGTGGACACCGCCGGCCGCCTCGGCATCGACGCCGAACTGATGGCGCAGGCCGCGAACATCCGCGCCGCCATCAACCCGGACGAGGTCCTCTTCGTCATCGACGCCATGATCGGCCAGGACGCCGTCACCACGGCCAAGGCCTTCGACGACGGCGTGAACTTCACCGGCGTGGTCCTCTCCAAGCTCGACGGCGATGCCCGCGGCGGCGCGGCACTGTCGGTCGCGTCCGTCACCGGCAAGCCGGTCATGTTCGCGTCCACCGGCGAGTCCCTGGACGACTTTGAACTGTTCCACCCGGACCGCATGGCCAGCCGCATCCTGGACATGGGCGACGTCCTCACGCTCATCGAGCAGGCCGAAAAGAACTGGGACAAGGGCGAAGCCGAGCGGATGGCGCGGAAGTTCGCCGACCAGGAAGACTTCACGCTGGATGACTTCCTGTCCCAGATGCAGCAGATCCGCAAAATGGGCTCCATGAAGAAGATGCTGATGATGATGCCCGGCGCGGCAAACATCCGCCAGCAGCTGGAAAACTTTGACGAACGCGAGATCGACCGGGTCGAAGCAATCGTCCGCTCCATGACCCCGCACGAGCGCGTGGCCCCGAAGATCATCAACGGCTCCCGCCGCGCGCGCATCGCCAAGGGTTCCGGCGTGCACGTCTCCGAGGTCAATGGCCTGCTGGAGCGCTTCGGCCAGGCCCAGAAGATGATGAAGAAGATGGCCCAGGGAGGCGGCATTCCGGGCATGCCCGGCGTTGCCGGTCCCGGCGGCTTCGGGGGCGCCCGCAAGGGCAAGAAGGTGGTGAAAAAGAAGGCGCGCTCCGGCAACCCGGCCAAGGCGGCCGCCGAACTCAAGGCGGCACAGGAGAAGGCCAACGCGCCCAAGTCCCTGCCGACCGGTGCCGCCTTCGGCAGCGGCAGCGGGGACTTCGACCCCGCCAGCCTAAACCTGCCCAAGGGCTTCGAGAAGTTCCTGAAGTAG